A section of the Mycolicibacterium anyangense genome encodes:
- a CDS encoding zinc ribbon domain-containing protein, whose translation MSGDTDTDTGPDEVPRIECSVCEIDVPAGAFCGYCGGHLEDKPRRGPKWLRQDTFGAAPNESVLRPSITSSLFPHLPNRSRIPFRVGLILVLVGLVGFSIVKLPAALITVAALGLPLLFVLYISESQVYRELSTVSLAIAALLGAGLGVGWVLLTGEMVARAYGVPMAAGLAIHHLVREGVLIPAGGMILMLVPTLVVRLFAGKSRESLDGFVIGTLAALMFTAAATLTRLAPQFATGLLAHARPIKSLLVEAGISGVTIPLTAAVGGGMVGIALWFRGQTENPHEHPARTRAALWLLAILVVLIHTGVAITDIVGMPQMQMLVIHIVMTIVVLILLRISLQMALLREAKDPIQEGEPLLCVYCEHVVPDMAFCPACGVATRASSQSSRQDRREARPVRQVATEGS comes from the coding sequence ATGAGTGGCGACACCGACACCGACACCGGCCCGGACGAGGTACCCCGGATCGAGTGCTCGGTGTGTGAGATCGACGTTCCGGCCGGGGCTTTTTGTGGTTATTGCGGTGGGCACCTCGAGGACAAGCCTCGCCGCGGCCCGAAGTGGTTGCGGCAGGACACCTTCGGCGCGGCACCCAACGAGAGCGTGCTGCGGCCCTCGATCACCAGTTCGTTGTTTCCACATCTGCCCAATCGGTCCCGGATCCCGTTCCGGGTCGGCTTGATCCTCGTGCTGGTCGGGCTGGTGGGGTTCTCCATCGTCAAACTGCCTGCTGCCCTGATCACCGTTGCGGCCCTTGGTCTTCCGCTGCTGTTCGTGCTCTACATCAGTGAGTCGCAGGTGTACCGGGAACTGTCGACGGTCTCGCTCGCGATTGCAGCTCTGCTCGGGGCCGGCTTGGGTGTCGGCTGGGTGCTGTTGACCGGTGAGATGGTGGCCCGCGCCTACGGCGTGCCGATGGCGGCCGGCCTGGCCATTCACCACCTGGTGCGTGAAGGTGTGCTGATTCCGGCCGGCGGCATGATCCTCATGCTCGTCCCGACCCTGGTGGTACGGCTGTTCGCCGGAAAGTCGCGAGAATCGTTGGACGGCTTCGTGATCGGTACGCTGGCCGCCCTGATGTTCACCGCCGCCGCCACCCTGACCCGGCTGGCACCGCAGTTCGCCACCGGTCTGCTGGCCCATGCCCGGCCGATCAAGAGCCTGCTGGTCGAGGCGGGCATCAGTGGGGTCACCATCCCGTTGACGGCCGCGGTCGGCGGCGGGATGGTGGGTATCGCGCTGTGGTTCCGCGGCCAGACCGAGAATCCCCATGAGCACCCCGCGCGTACCCGAGCGGCGTTGTGGTTGTTGGCGATCCTGGTGGTCCTGATCCACACCGGTGTGGCCATCACCGACATCGTCGGGATGCCCCAGATGCAGATGCTGGTCATCCACATCGTGATGACGATCGTCGTGCTGATCCTGCTGCGAATCTCCTTGCAGATGGCGCTGTTACGTGAGGCCAAGGACCCGATCCAGGAAGGCGAACCGCTGCTGTGCGTGTACTGCGAGCACGTCGTGCCTGACATGGCGTTCTGCCCCGCCTGCGGGGTCGCCACCCGGGCATCGTCCCAGTCGTCGCGTCAAGACCGTCGGGAGGCGCGGCCGGTGCGTCAGGTCGCGACGGAGGGGTCGTGA
- a CDS encoding S53 family peptidase, with translation MGLLTVLAVAATLVADLRHPATPVVAGAISGPYANLLASSTDLGPARTDHVQLTAALRAADRPDQLMGWAQQQGLSVRWRPGDTWAFIEGTPAAVGGAFDLDVHDYRGKRGQVFYASPQQPVVPHPLQAEVTGLGRILGYTPHHESVPPMLPREVPDQGLTPSDLLRTYNAKPLRDKGFSGKGQTVVVFAFDGFDQADLDMFATTFNLPKFTPEVVGGQPDARRGEATMDLETIHAIAPDAKKVLVNARNTVEGDGSYEKIATMMEDTERRYPGAVWSFSIGWGCDKLITAADLVPVRAALAKAHKSGTTSFNASGDLAGLECKGGQEWSSPPSDSDVGLDAVASMPEMTDVGGTTLSTDAKGEWLAEQAWFDAPLSQGTGGGVSTLFERPDWQQSLDIGTGEGRRLTPDVAAVADPFTGVKIVFNQQVVVGGGTSLAAPIWAGLTAVMNQFLINRNGRLIGDLNPLLYHIAEGAPLPAFRDITLGGNAVATARPGYDLVTGLGTPDIENLAQNILVTQKVID, from the coding sequence ATGGGACTGCTGACGGTGCTGGCCGTTGCCGCGACGCTGGTCGCTGATCTGCGCCACCCCGCGACTCCGGTCGTGGCGGGCGCGATCAGCGGCCCGTACGCGAATCTTCTGGCCAGTTCGACGGACCTCGGTCCGGCCCGGACCGACCACGTCCAACTCACCGCGGCCCTGCGTGCTGCCGACCGACCCGATCAGCTGATGGGATGGGCGCAGCAGCAGGGCCTTTCGGTGCGTTGGCGCCCCGGTGACACTTGGGCTTTCATCGAGGGAACGCCCGCCGCGGTCGGCGGTGCGTTCGATCTCGATGTGCACGACTACCGCGGCAAGCGGGGGCAGGTGTTCTACGCCTCCCCACAGCAGCCGGTGGTCCCCCATCCGCTGCAGGCGGAGGTCACCGGGTTGGGGCGCATCCTCGGGTATACGCCGCACCACGAGTCCGTCCCGCCGATGCTGCCGCGCGAGGTGCCCGACCAGGGCTTGACGCCCAGTGACCTGCTCCGCACCTACAATGCAAAACCGTTGCGCGACAAGGGTTTCAGCGGCAAGGGCCAGACGGTCGTGGTGTTCGCGTTCGACGGCTTCGACCAGGCCGACCTGGACATGTTCGCCACCACGTTCAACCTGCCGAAGTTCACCCCCGAGGTGGTCGGCGGCCAACCCGACGCCCGTCGGGGCGAGGCCACCATGGATCTGGAGACCATCCACGCCATCGCCCCGGACGCCAAGAAGGTGCTGGTGAACGCGCGCAACACCGTCGAGGGCGACGGGTCCTACGAGAAGATCGCCACGATGATGGAGGACACCGAGCGCCGGTATCCCGGGGCGGTGTGGAGCTTCTCGATCGGCTGGGGCTGCGACAAACTGATCACCGCGGCCGACCTGGTCCCGGTGCGTGCCGCTCTGGCCAAGGCGCACAAGTCCGGAACCACGTCGTTCAATGCCAGTGGAGATCTGGCCGGACTGGAATGCAAAGGCGGCCAGGAATGGTCGTCGCCGCCGAGCGACAGCGACGTCGGCCTGGATGCGGTGGCGTCCATGCCGGAGATGACCGACGTCGGCGGCACCACCTTGTCGACCGACGCCAAGGGCGAATGGCTGGCCGAGCAGGCTTGGTTCGACGCACCGTTGTCGCAAGGCACCGGTGGTGGTGTCTCGACACTCTTTGAGCGACCCGACTGGCAACAGAGTCTCGACATCGGCACCGGCGAGGGCCGGCGCCTGACACCGGATGTCGCCGCCGTCGCTGATCCGTTCACCGGCGTCAAGATCGTCTTCAACCAGCAGGTGGTGGTCGGTGGCGGGACGTCCTTGGCGGCGCCCATCTGGGCCGGGCTGACCGCGGTGATGAACCAGTTCCTGATCAACCGCAACGGCCGCCTCATCGGCGACCTGAACCCGCTGCTGTACCACATTGCCGAAGGCGCACCCCTGCCCGCATTCCGCGATATCACCTTGGGCGGCAACGCGGTGGCGACCGCCCGTCCGGGGTATGACCTGGTGACCGGCCTGGGTACACCCGATATCGAGAACCTTGCGCAGAACATCCTGGTGACGCAGAAGGTGATCGATTGA
- a CDS encoding histidine phosphatase family protein yields MSGRLILVRHGQSHGNVERRLDTRPPGADLTELGREQARAFARARQAPPGLLIHSIARRAAQTAGEIGSEWRVAAAEIDGIHEVQAGDLENRNDEDAIAEFNAIYQRWHEGDLGVAMPGGESARDVLDRYLPVIADLRARYLDNHDWHEDIVVVSHGAAIRLTAATLAGVEGSFVLDNHLANTESVVLAPITDGRWSCVQWGTKKPPFYPEPDVHPVEDALESADPMG; encoded by the coding sequence ATGAGTGGACGGCTGATCCTGGTCCGTCACGGGCAGTCCCACGGCAACGTCGAGCGTCGGCTGGACACCCGGCCGCCGGGTGCCGACCTCACCGAACTCGGCCGTGAACAGGCGCGCGCGTTCGCCCGCGCGCGTCAGGCGCCGCCCGGGCTGCTGATCCATTCGATTGCGCGCCGCGCCGCTCAGACCGCGGGTGAGATCGGATCCGAGTGGCGGGTCGCCGCGGCGGAGATCGACGGCATCCACGAGGTCCAGGCGGGCGACCTGGAGAACCGTAATGACGAGGACGCCATCGCCGAGTTCAACGCGATCTATCAGCGTTGGCACGAGGGTGACCTCGGGGTCGCCATGCCGGGCGGCGAGAGCGCCCGCGACGTGCTCGACCGCTACCTGCCGGTGATCGCCGACCTGCGGGCGCGCTACCTCGACAATCACGACTGGCATGAGGACATCGTGGTGGTCAGCCACGGCGCGGCGATCCGGCTGACCGCGGCGACGCTGGCGGGTGTGGAGGGCAGCTTCGTGCTGGACAACCACCTGGCCAACACCGAATCGGTGGTGCTGGCGCCCATCACCGACGGCCGGTGGAGCTGCGTGCAGTGGGGGACGAAGAAACCGCCGTTCTACCCCGAGCCCGACGTCCACCCGGTCGAGGACGCCCTGGAGTCCGCCGACCCGATGGGCTGA
- the pheA gene encoding prephenate dehydratase has protein sequence MARIAYLGPEGTFTEAALLKMIAAGVVPAGGDLQPLPLDSTPAALAAIRSGAAEFACVPIENSIEGTVLPTLDSLATGTPLQIYAELTLDVAFSIVARDGVAADDVTTVAAFPVAAAQVRRWLADHLPDAEVVPANSNAAAAQDVAAGRADAGVSTALAAARYGLSTLADGVVDEPNARTRFVLVGPPGVPPARTGADRTSVVLRIDNAPGALVAAMTEFGIRDIDLTRIESRPTRTELGTYIFFLDCVGHIDDNAVAEALKALHRRCADVRFLGSWPTESAAGAVPPQLDEADRWLARLREGDPA, from the coding sequence GTGGCCCGCATCGCCTACCTCGGACCCGAGGGCACGTTCACCGAAGCGGCGCTGCTGAAGATGATCGCCGCGGGCGTGGTTCCCGCCGGGGGCGACCTGCAGCCGCTGCCCCTGGACAGCACACCGGCAGCCCTGGCGGCGATCCGCTCCGGCGCCGCCGAGTTCGCCTGCGTGCCGATCGAGAACTCCATCGAGGGCACCGTGTTGCCCACCCTCGACAGCCTGGCCACCGGGACACCGCTGCAGATCTACGCCGAACTCACCCTCGACGTCGCGTTCAGCATCGTCGCCCGCGACGGGGTGGCCGCCGACGATGTGACGACCGTCGCCGCGTTCCCGGTGGCTGCCGCCCAGGTACGGCGGTGGCTAGCCGATCACCTGCCCGACGCCGAGGTGGTGCCGGCCAACTCCAACGCGGCCGCTGCGCAGGATGTGGCCGCCGGACGCGCCGACGCCGGGGTCAGTACCGCGCTGGCAGCCGCCCGATACGGGTTGTCCACCCTGGCCGATGGTGTCGTCGACGAACCCAACGCCCGGACGCGCTTCGTCCTGGTGGGGCCGCCAGGGGTGCCGCCGGCGCGGACCGGTGCCGATCGCACCTCGGTGGTGTTGCGAATCGACAACGCCCCCGGCGCCCTGGTCGCAGCGATGACCGAGTTCGGCATCCGCGACATCGACCTGACCCGCATCGAGTCCCGTCCCACCCGGACCGAACTGGGCACCTACATCTTCTTCCTGGACTGCGTCGGGCACATCGACGACAACGCGGTGGCCGAGGCGCTCAAGGCGCTGCACCGCCGGTGCGCCGACGTCCGGTTCCTCGGCTCGTGGCCGACGGAGTCCGCGGCCGGTGCGGTGCCACCACAACTCGACGAGGCCGACCGCTGGTTGGCCAGGCTTCGGGAAGGCGATCCGGCATGA
- a CDS encoding DUF2470 domain-containing protein: MTSATLSTPTTAERVRSACVHAAGAILAADSVPPAPAPIHHLMPDGSFALTVPSDSAMARAATEAGADGVAAVLELTDYAPLPLREPVRSLVWVRGQVHPVPSHTVREMVDMIATDNPDPALLDIGAGQSLLLLGADSVVVADATGAEPVAVADLLAAQPDPFCEFEAAWLQHLDKDHPEVLNRLAGKLPAALRRGQVRPLGLDRYGVRLRVESPDGDHDVRLPFPNPVADVGDLGRAIRMLMGCPFVNGLRARRL, translated from the coding sequence ATGACCTCAGCGACGCTCTCGACGCCGACCACCGCCGAACGCGTGCGCAGCGCATGCGTGCACGCTGCCGGGGCGATCCTGGCCGCCGACTCGGTGCCACCGGCCCCGGCACCGATCCACCACCTCATGCCCGACGGCTCATTCGCCCTCACGGTCCCCAGCGACTCGGCGATGGCGCGCGCCGCGACGGAGGCGGGAGCCGACGGCGTGGCCGCCGTCCTGGAACTCACCGACTACGCACCGCTGCCGCTGCGGGAACCGGTCCGATCCCTGGTGTGGGTGCGGGGCCAGGTACACCCGGTGCCGTCGCACACCGTGCGCGAGATGGTCGACATGATCGCCACCGACAACCCCGACCCAGCACTGCTGGACATCGGGGCCGGGCAGAGTCTGCTGCTGCTGGGAGCCGACTCCGTCGTCGTCGCCGACGCCACCGGTGCCGAACCGGTCGCCGTCGCCGATCTGCTGGCCGCCCAACCCGACCCGTTCTGCGAATTCGAGGCGGCCTGGTTGCAGCACCTCGACAAGGACCACCCCGAGGTGCTGAACCGGCTGGCCGGCAAGCTGCCCGCAGCACTGCGTCGCGGCCAGGTGCGCCCACTCGGGCTGGACCGCTACGGGGTTCGGCTACGCGTGGAAAGCCCGGATGGGGACCACGACGTCCGGCTGCCCTTCCCCAACCCGGTGGCCGACGTCGGTGATCTGGGTCGGGCGATCCGGATGCTGATGGGCTGTCCCTTCGTCAACGGGCTCAGGGCGCGCCGTCTCTGA
- a CDS encoding CPBP family intramembrane glutamic endopeptidase: MLAVSFGVSAATAVLQLIDAVLSGLAGRRVRLNENLSRYDLINLGLNLATIAQLVAWGALALYLLWRGGISPARLGLGRVRWRADLLGGLGLAALIGIPGLLFYLAARWLGMNAEVEPSALHNSWWRIPVLILAAFANGFAEEVVVVGYLITRLKQLGLSQNRAIVASSVLRGTYHLYQGFGAGLGNLVMGLVFGYAWTRTGRLWPLVIAHGLIDTVAFVGYALLAGHLGWLK, translated from the coding sequence ATGCTGGCCGTCAGCTTCGGGGTGAGCGCAGCCACCGCGGTCCTCCAACTCATCGATGCGGTGCTGTCCGGATTGGCCGGCCGGCGGGTCCGGCTCAACGAGAACCTGTCCCGCTATGACCTGATCAACCTGGGACTCAACCTCGCGACCATCGCCCAACTGGTGGCCTGGGGCGCACTTGCCCTCTACCTGCTGTGGCGCGGCGGGATCAGCCCGGCCCGACTCGGACTGGGCCGGGTGCGCTGGCGCGCCGACCTCCTGGGCGGACTGGGGCTGGCGGCCCTCATCGGCATCCCGGGATTGCTCTTCTATCTGGCCGCACGCTGGCTCGGGATGAACGCCGAGGTGGAACCCTCCGCGCTGCACAACAGCTGGTGGCGGATCCCGGTGTTGATCCTGGCTGCCTTCGCCAACGGTTTCGCCGAGGAGGTGGTGGTCGTCGGCTATCTGATCACCCGCCTCAAACAGCTTGGGCTGAGCCAGAACCGGGCCATCGTGGCCTCCAGCGTGCTGCGCGGGACCTACCACCTCTACCAGGGCTTCGGGGCTGGGCTGGGCAACCTGGTGATGGGCCTGGTGTTCGGCTACGCCTGGACCCGGACCGGCAGGTTGTGGCCCCTGGTGATCGCACACGGCCTCATCGACACCGTCGCATTTGTCGGATACGCGCTGTTGGCCGGTCATCTTGGCTGGTTGAAATAG
- a CDS encoding LCP family protein, whose product MPAPRPAPPPPVPPLPPRRTPPPAPPPRPAPPPPPVTRRPAPPVAPAAPPPRPARPKKKKHWGRRILVSLFVLVLVAVTALVGTGVWIDSTLRRIPVFGAATDRPAPGAGTTWLLVGSDSRSDLTPEQQAELATGGDLGNGRTDTILVVHIPALGSGAPTTMVSIPRDSYVAIPGYGKDKINAAFAEGGAPLLAQTVEQATGLHLDHYAEVGFGGFAGLVDALGGVQVCPADPINDPLAGIDLPAGCQTLDGRNALGYVRSRATPRADLDRMIHQREFMAALLHRASSPAVWLNPWRWYSVPHAAVASLTVDDGDHVWDLARLGWALHGSTTALTVPIGEFTGNESGSVVLWDSDAATALFDALRTDAPIPQQVLESQP is encoded by the coding sequence ATGCCCGCGCCGAGACCGGCTCCACCACCGCCTGTACCTCCCCTACCGCCGCGCCGCACACCGCCACCGGCACCGCCGCCGCGCCCCGCTCCCCCACCCCCACCGGTCACCCGCCGTCCTGCGCCGCCGGTGGCACCAGCCGCACCGCCGCCGAGGCCGGCTCGGCCGAAGAAGAAAAAGCACTGGGGACGCCGGATCCTCGTATCCCTGTTCGTGCTGGTTCTCGTCGCCGTCACCGCGCTGGTGGGTACCGGCGTCTGGATCGACTCGACACTGCGCCGCATTCCCGTCTTCGGCGCGGCGACCGACCGGCCCGCTCCCGGCGCCGGCACCACCTGGCTGTTGGTCGGCTCGGACAGCCGCTCAGATCTGACCCCCGAACAGCAGGCCGAACTGGCCACCGGTGGCGACCTCGGCAATGGCCGCACCGACACGATCCTGGTGGTGCACATCCCCGCGCTGGGCTCGGGCGCACCCACCACGATGGTGTCCATCCCCCGCGACTCCTATGTGGCGATCCCCGGCTACGGCAAGGACAAGATCAACGCCGCGTTCGCCGAGGGCGGGGCGCCGCTGCTGGCCCAGACGGTCGAACAGGCCACCGGACTGCACCTCGATCATTACGCCGAGGTGGGCTTCGGCGGGTTCGCCGGACTGGTCGACGCCCTCGGCGGTGTGCAGGTGTGCCCGGCCGACCCGATCAACGATCCGCTGGCGGGCATCGATCTGCCTGCCGGTTGCCAGACCCTGGACGGACGCAATGCGCTGGGTTACGTCCGAAGCCGCGCCACCCCACGAGCCGACCTGGACCGGATGATCCACCAGCGCGAGTTCATGGCGGCACTGCTGCACCGGGCCAGCAGCCCGGCGGTGTGGCTCAATCCCTGGCGCTGGTATTCGGTGCCGCACGCCGCAGTGGCCTCACTGACCGTCGACGACGGCGACCACGTCTGGGACCTCGCGAGGCTGGGCTGGGCCCTGCACGGCTCCACCACCGCGCTGACCGTGCCGATCGGCGAATTCACCGGCAACGAATCCGGTTCAGTGGTGCTGTGGGACTCCGACGCCGCCACGGCGCTGTTCGACGCGCTGCGCACCGACGCGCCGATTCCGCAGCAGGTCCTGGAGTCGCAGCCCTAA
- a CDS encoding glycerophosphodiester phosphodiesterase, translating into MTTADGAFGGHPFVVAHRGASADRPEHTLAAYELALQEGADGVECDVRLTRDGHLVCVHDRRVDRTSTGSGLVSEMTLADLKRLEWGAWHSSWRADGTLGDTGLLTLDDLVRLVLDWNRPVKLFIETKHPVRYGALVESKVLALLHRYGIAAPPSADLSRAVVMSFSAAAVWRIRRAAPLLPTVLLGETSRYLGGSAATTVGATAVGPSIATLREHPELVDRAAAQGRAMYCWTVDHYEDVGYCRDLGVGWIATNHPGRTKAWLQNGLTVPGPD; encoded by the coding sequence ATGACGACGGCCGACGGAGCGTTCGGCGGGCACCCTTTCGTGGTGGCCCACCGCGGCGCGTCGGCAGACCGCCCCGAACACACCCTGGCCGCCTACGAGCTCGCCCTGCAGGAGGGCGCCGACGGGGTGGAATGCGATGTGCGGTTGACCCGCGACGGCCACCTGGTGTGTGTGCATGATCGGCGGGTCGATCGCACCTCGACCGGCAGTGGCCTGGTCAGCGAGATGACCCTGGCCGATCTGAAACGGTTGGAGTGGGGCGCCTGGCACAGCAGTTGGCGGGCCGACGGCACGCTCGGGGACACCGGGCTGCTCACCCTCGACGATCTGGTGCGTCTGGTGCTGGACTGGAACCGTCCGGTCAAGCTCTTCATCGAGACCAAACACCCGGTGCGCTACGGCGCACTGGTGGAGAGCAAGGTGCTGGCGCTGCTGCACCGCTACGGCATCGCCGCTCCGCCGTCGGCCGATCTCTCCCGCGCCGTGGTGATGTCGTTCTCGGCCGCCGCGGTATGGCGGATCCGGCGCGCTGCCCCGCTCCTTCCGACCGTGCTACTCGGGGAGACCTCGCGGTATCTCGGCGGCAGTGCGGCCACCACGGTCGGAGCCACAGCGGTCGGCCCGTCGATCGCCACCCTTCGGGAGCACCCCGAACTCGTCGACCGCGCCGCCGCGCAGGGCCGCGCCATGTACTGCTGGACCGTCGACCACTACGAGGATGTCGGTTACTGCCGTGACCTCGGCGTCGGTTGGATCGCGACCAACCACCCCGGCCGCACCAAGGCCTGGCTGCAGAACGGCTTGACCGTCCCCGGGCCCGATTAG
- a CDS encoding DUF4328 domain-containing protein, with product MIQVCSQCGTRWNVRDRQRAWCPRCNGALMAPVNPPEPQWSPRTATPPQTRPPAPPANPQRPPAGFRWIAVRPGPPPPPRRRRRPLGPTPRYFTIPRWGLVDPLASPADAEHTATKQGPQPTTVRAALLSAATIFGVAAVIHIVRYVLLLINRTTLLPPLVAGAALWLGVVISLAAIVAVILAAIVMTSWLIARRSAVYQFRGQDDPRPAWALWAGCLVPVVNLVWAPVFVIELAHAEDSHARLRPSITAWWVAWVFSTGISIFGIATSFTTEPQGIADNTVTVIIAYLVGLATVLLVWRVFDGFVRKPVERPLHRWVVVADEKADEKVGQEPAPDESESSPAVESERQEPAA from the coding sequence GTGATTCAGGTGTGTTCCCAGTGCGGGACGCGGTGGAACGTGCGCGATCGGCAGCGCGCCTGGTGCCCCCGGTGCAACGGGGCGCTGATGGCGCCGGTCAATCCGCCCGAACCGCAGTGGAGCCCGCGCACCGCCACGCCGCCGCAGACCCGGCCGCCGGCGCCGCCGGCCAACCCGCAGCGTCCGCCGGCCGGATTCCGCTGGATCGCCGTCCGGCCCGGGCCGCCCCCGCCGCCGCGCCGCCGCCGTCGCCCGCTGGGGCCGACGCCGCGCTACTTCACCATTCCGCGCTGGGGGCTCGTGGACCCCCTGGCGTCACCGGCTGACGCGGAGCACACCGCCACCAAGCAGGGTCCGCAACCCACCACCGTGCGCGCCGCCCTGCTGTCGGCGGCCACCATTTTCGGCGTTGCCGCCGTCATCCACATCGTTCGATACGTGCTGTTGCTGATCAACCGCACCACGCTGCTGCCGCCGCTGGTCGCGGGCGCTGCGCTGTGGCTCGGTGTGGTGATCAGCCTGGCCGCGATCGTCGCGGTGATCCTGGCGGCCATCGTGATGACGTCGTGGCTGATCGCCCGGCGGTCCGCGGTGTACCAGTTCCGCGGCCAGGACGACCCCCGCCCGGCGTGGGCGCTGTGGGCCGGGTGCCTGGTGCCGGTGGTCAATCTGGTCTGGGCGCCGGTCTTCGTGATCGAACTGGCGCACGCGGAGGACTCGCATGCGCGGCTACGCCCGTCGATCACCGCGTGGTGGGTCGCCTGGGTGTTTTCCACGGGCATCTCGATCTTCGGTATCGCCACCAGCTTCACCACCGAGCCGCAGGGAATCGCCGACAACACCGTCACGGTGATCATCGCCTACCTGGTCGGGCTGGCGACCGTGCTGCTGGTGTGGCGGGTGTTCGACGGCTTCGTCCGCAAGCCGGTGGAGCGGCCATTGCACCGCTGGGTGGTGGTCGCCGACGAGAAGGCCGACGAGAAGGTCGGGCAGGAACCGGCGCCCGACGAATCCGAATCTTCCCCAGCGGTTGAGTCGGAGCGACAGGAACCGGCAGCATAG
- a CDS encoding peptidase gives METGSGRAVEVAPFHSRGALKGFVVSGRWPNSTKEWAQLLMVAVRVASLPGLLSTTTIFGVREELPDKPQPGTVGLVLAEGTVVGESAVAPGHFADRQPPALLMLHPPSETTPSLPECSGAASGCVLLPGLPHLGLEHRAAWVEAESDGTITSMVSRVGVDPISHPDTAILAMLLAA, from the coding sequence ATGGAAACTGGATCCGGGCGCGCGGTTGAAGTCGCCCCCTTTCACTCTCGTGGCGCCCTGAAGGGCTTCGTGGTATCCGGCCGCTGGCCCAACTCCACCAAGGAATGGGCGCAACTGCTGATGGTCGCCGTGCGGGTGGCGTCCCTTCCCGGACTGCTCTCCACCACAACGATTTTCGGCGTTCGAGAAGAACTCCCGGACAAGCCGCAGCCGGGAACCGTGGGCCTGGTCCTCGCCGAGGGCACCGTGGTCGGCGAATCCGCGGTGGCACCAGGGCATTTCGCCGATCGCCAGCCGCCAGCACTGCTGATGCTGCATCCGCCCTCGGAAACCACGCCGTCGTTGCCGGAATGCTCTGGCGCGGCGTCGGGATGCGTGCTGCTGCCCGGTCTTCCACACCTGGGCCTCGAACACCGCGCGGCCTGGGTCGAGGCAGAGTCGGACGGGACCATCACGAGCATGGTCAGCCGGGTGGGTGTCGACCCGATCAGTCACCCCGACACCGCGATACTCGCGATGCTGCTGGCGGCATAG
- a CDS encoding helix-turn-helix transcriptional regulator has protein sequence MSTTFSARLNRLFDTVYPPGRGPHTSAEVIAALKAEGVTMSAPYLSQLRSGNRTNPSTTTMTALANFFRIKPAYFTDDEYYEKLDKELTWLANMRDEGVRRIAARTVGLSPEAQQDIVSKVDELRRREHLDD, from the coding sequence ATGAGCACGACGTTCTCGGCGCGACTAAATCGCCTGTTCGACACGGTGTATCCGCCGGGCCGCGGTCCTCATACCTCTGCAGAAGTGATCGCTGCGCTGAAAGCTGAAGGCGTCACCATGTCGGCCCCGTATCTGTCTCAGCTGCGCTCAGGCAACCGGACCAACCCGTCGACCACCACCATGACCGCGCTTGCCAACTTCTTCCGGATCAAGCCGGCGTACTTCACCGACGATGAGTACTACGAGAAGCTCGACAAGGAGCTGACGTGGCTCGCCAACATGCGTGACGAGGGTGTGCGGCGGATTGCCGCGCGCACGGTCGGACTCTCCCCCGAAGCCCAGCAGGACATCGTCTCCAAGGTCGATGAGCTGCGCCGTCGGGAGCACCTCGACGATTAG